The Pseudomonas pergaminensis nucleotide sequence TACCCTGTGAACGGCATGCAACTTGCTCGTCCAGTCCCACACTCTGGCGACGTGCTTATGCTGCATTCACACCTGACCACCCTCAATGCCGTGTCACTGGTGCTGGCGACCTTCCAGGACCAGGGCCTGGCGAACGATGTCTTGTTGGCCGGCAGCGGCATTGGCCTGGCCGATCTACGCCACGCCGACACGCGCATCACCACCTGCCAGGAAATGCGCGTATGCGCCAACGCCGTGGCCTTGCGCGAGGATATCGGCCTGGACCTGGGCCAGCGCATGCACGTGTCTTGCTACGGATTGCTCGGCTATGCCCTGCTCACCAGTGCCACCTTAGGTGACGCTTTGCGCCTGGCGTTGCGCTACCCGGCGCTGTTGGGAACACTTTTTGAGCTCAAGCTGGTGGAGGACGGCCAGCAGGTCTGGCTGACTGCCGGCGACTATCGGGAAAACCCGGCGCTGGCGGCGTTCAATGTGGAGTTTTGCCTGGTGTCGATGAAAGTCATCTGCGATGACCTGCTCGGCCGCGCCCTGCCTTTGCGTGAGGCACGCTTTGACTACGCGGCGCCGGATTATCACGCCCGCTATGCCGAGCGTTTTGACTGCCCGGTGCAATTCGAGGCCGTCTTCAACGGGTTTGCCTTCGACCTGGAGTGGCTGCAACAGCCGCTCCTCCTGGCCGACCCCATCACCCACCGCGCCATGGCCGAACGCTGCCGCAAACAGAACTCCGAGTTCACCGGGCGCCAAGCCTGGCTCAGCCGCGTACGCCAGTTGTTGGCCGAACAACTGCACGCCGCGCCAGGCCTCGACGGCCTGGCCGCACAGATGAACTGCTCGCCCCGCACCCTACGTCGGCACCTGCAGGCACTGGGTTGCAGCTACCAGCAAATGCTCGACGAGCTACGCTTCGAGCAGGCCAAGCAGTGGCTGGCGGAAGACCAGTTGCCGATTTATCGCATCGCCGAACGGCTGGGGTTCAGCGAAACCGCGAGTTTTCGCCACGCGTTCGTGCGCTGGAGCGGGGTGGCGCCGAAGCGGTTTCGCGCCTGAGTACCTTGGCGATAAAGCGCCGTTGGAACAGGGCTGCACCACGCTGATGCCTTCGCGTGCCTTGAGGGGGCGAATTGCGGTCACAGCCTTTGGCCATATCTATCCCCTTTTGGCCGCTCCCGCCGTTCTCTTGAAGGGCGCACCCCGCAACACTGCAAGGCACAACAAAGAGCCTGCGGGGAACCACACATGCTGACGATCTACTCGGACGATCACCACCTGCACCACGGACGCTGCGAATTGATGGACGGGCAACTGATGCCCTGCTTCGAAATGCCGTCCCGTGCCGACCATGTGTTGCAACGGGTCAGGGACCGTGAGCTGGGCCCGGTAGAGGCGCCACAGGATTTCGGCCTGGCGCCGCTGCAACGCATTCACAGCCGCGACTACCTCGACTTTTTCAAAGGCGCCTGGGACCGCTGGACCGAATTCGGCCAGGACGGCGACCTGTTGCCCTACACGTGGCCGGCCCGCACCCTGCGCCGGGTGTTGCCGACCAGCTTGCATGGGCAATTGGGCTACTACAGTTTCGACGGCGGCGCGCCGATCACCGCTGGCACCTGGCAAGCGGCATACAGTGCGGCGCAAGTGGCGCTCACCGCGCAACAGGCGATCCAGCAAGGCGCCCACAGCGCATTTGCCCTGTGCCGCCCACCGGGGCATCACGCTGCCGGCGACTTGATGGGCGGTTATTGCTACCTCAACAACGCCG carries:
- a CDS encoding AraC family transcriptional regulator — its product is MLHSHLTTLNAVSLVLATFQDQGLANDVLLAGSGIGLADLRHADTRITTCQEMRVCANAVALREDIGLDLGQRMHVSCYGLLGYALLTSATLGDALRLALRYPALLGTLFELKLVEDGQQVWLTAGDYRENPALAAFNVEFCLVSMKVICDDLLGRALPLREARFDYAAPDYHARYAERFDCPVQFEAVFNGFAFDLEWLQQPLLLADPITHRAMAERCRKQNSEFTGRQAWLSRVRQLLAEQLHAAPGLDGLAAQMNCSPRTLRRHLQALGCSYQQMLDELRFEQAKQWLAEDQLPIYRIAERLGFSETASFRHAFVRWSGVAPKRFRA
- a CDS encoding histone deacetylase family protein; the protein is MLTIYSDDHHLHHGRCELMDGQLMPCFEMPSRADHVLQRVRDRELGPVEAPQDFGLAPLQRIHSRDYLDFFKGAWDRWTEFGQDGDLLPYTWPARTLRRVLPTSLHGQLGYYSFDGGAPITAGTWQAAYSAAQVALTAQQAIQQGAHSAFALCRPPGHHAAGDLMGGYCYLNNAAIAAQAFLDQGHEKVAIIDVDYHHGNGTQSIFYDRSDVLFTSIHGHPEAEFPFFLGYADELGEGAGEGFNFNYPLPAGSGWAQWSAALEAACAQTERYGADVIVISLGVDTFKDDPISQFKLESPDYLAMGRRIARLGKPTLFVMEGGYAVEEIGINAVNVLEGFELEGATR